In Corylus avellana chromosome ca2, CavTom2PMs-1.0, the following proteins share a genomic window:
- the LOC132169559 gene encoding 2-succinylbenzoate--CoA ligase, chloroplastic/peroxisomal-like → WAHEGVVIICFTSGTTGRPKGITLSHTALIIQSLAKIAIVGYSENDVYLHTAPLCHIGGLSSAMAMLMVGGSHVIIPKFEPKSALKAVERYRVTSLITVPTIMADIISLIRQKETWKGKETVNKILNGGGGLSIELIKDATAFFPRAKLFSAYGMTEACSSLTFMTLYDPTMETSSQHLQKVANTRYTSVHQSQGVCVGKPAPHVELKICVDGSSHVGRILTRGPHVMLRYWGQIPEKASDSSNESWLDTGDVGSIDEYGNLWLIGRVNGQIKSGGENVYPEEVEAILLQHPGVIGIVIVGIPDARLTEMVIACIQLRENWYWSDKSFKHSSENKGLVLSSEILRHYCREKNLTGFKIPKTFILWRKPFPATTTGKVKRDQVRREVMSHLQFLPSSL, encoded by the exons TGGGCACATGAGGGCGTTGTTATAATATGCTTCACTTCAG GTACCACCGGAAGGCCAAAGGGAATTACCTTGAGCCATACTGCTTTGATTATACAATCCCTAGCAAAAATTGCCATTGTTGGTTACAGTGAGAATGAT GTTTATTTGCACACTGCACCATTGTGCCATATTGGTGGTCTTTCATCAGCCATGGCCATGCTAATGGTTGGAGGTAGCCATGTCATAATACCTAAGTTTGAGCCTAAATCAGCACTCAAAGCTGTAGAGAGATACAGAGTGACTTCTCTAATCACGGTCCCTACAATCATGGCTGATATAATTTCtttaatcag GCAGAAGGAAACTTGGAAAGGGAAGGAGACTGTGAACAAGATATTAAACGGAGGTGGGGGACTGTCaattgaacttatcaaggatgcCACCGCATTCTTCCCAAGAGCTAAGCTTTTCTCAGCTTATG GGATGACAGAGGCATGCTCTTCGCTAACCTTTATGACACTCTATGACCCAACAATGGAAACCTCCAGTCAGCACCTTCAGAAAGTTGCTAATACAAGATATACTTCGGTTCACCAATCACAAGGTGTTTGTGTTGGAAAGCCTGCACCCCATGTAGAATTAAAGATATGTGTAGATGGCTCTTCTCATGTTGGAAGAATTTTAACTAGAGGTCCACATGTAATGCTCAGATATTGGggtcaaattccagaaaaggcATCTGACTCCAGCAATGAAAGTTGGCTTGACACAGGTGATGTTGGGTCCATTGATGAGTATGGTAATCTATGGCTCATTGGACGAGTAAATGGTCAAATTAAGAGCGGAGGGGAGAATGTTTACCCCGAAGAG GTGGAAGCAATCCTATTACAACATCCAGGAGTGATTGGCATTGTCATTGTGGGAATTCCAGATGCTCGCCTGACAGAGATGGTTATTGCTTGTATTCAGTTGAGAGAAAATTGGTATTGGTCTGATAAAAGCTTTAAACACTCATCTGAAAATAAAGGGCTAGTTTTATCCAGTGAAATTCTTCGGCACTATTGTAGAGAAAAGAATCTAACTGG GTTCAAGATACCAAAGACATTTATTTTATGGAGAAAACCGTTTCCGGCCACAACGACCGGGAAAGTAAAAAGAGACCAAGTTCGAAGAGAAGTTATGTCTCACCTGCAATTCTTGCCTAGCAGTCTGTGA